A part of Neodiprion pinetum isolate iyNeoPine1 chromosome 4, iyNeoPine1.2, whole genome shotgun sequence genomic DNA contains:
- the Gip gene encoding putative hydroxypyruvate isomerase isoform X1: MSLGEFSKKVVKKNCRRKGTIIRSKEREVIKSIIEFCDQEARQKSLLFPLRQATKRAANYTKISERTVKRIREENKLGLEFADDDDYSTRKWSRGPTVTMKFASNLSFMFGESPKITERYQLAKQAGFKAVETGFPLGFTAQEVADARSKAGVKQVLINIFTGDVTKGEMGFAAIPGKEDEFKKSVALTIEYAKALDCKKIHVMSGKVESPNEINDSTYESNMRFAIEKFQAEDIVALIEPINSITMPNYYMNSFEKGLEIVKKINSPHLRLMLDLFHLQHARGNITRTIKEYLPYLGHVQVAQVPDRHEPDTAGELNYRYVFSLLEKEGYKDYIGLEYRPKAGSAEGLKWIKNFGYTL; encoded by the exons ATGAGCTTAGGAGAATTTAGTAAGaaagtagtgaaaaaaaattgtagaagaAAAGGTACGATAATACGGAGTAAGGAACGTGAAGTAATTAAATCCATAATAGAATTTTGTGATCAAGAAGCTAGACAAAAATCTCTACTATTTCCATTGCGTCAAGCCACTAAAAGGGCTGCTAATTATACCAAGATATCCGAAAGAACGGTCAAACGCATAAGGGAGGAAAATAAGTTAGGGCTAGAGTTTGCCGATGACGATGATTATTCAACTAGAAAATGG AGTAGAGGACCAACAGTAACAATGAAGTTTGCCAGCAACCTATCCTTCATGTTTGGGGAAAGCCCGAAGATCACAGAAAGATACCAGCTGGCTAAGCAGGCAGGATTCAAGGCTGTGGAAACTGGATTTCCACTTGGATTTACTGCCCAGGAAGTCGCAGATGCTCGAAGTAAAGCAGGTGTCAAGCAGGTTCTAATCAACATATTTACTG GTGATGTAACAAAAGGAGAAATGGGCTTTGCTGCTATACCGGGGAAAGAAgatgagtttaaaaaaagtgtCGCTCTTACTATTGAGTATGCTAAGGCTCTAGACTGTAAAAA gATCCATGTGATGTCTGGTAAAGTGGAATCGCCTAATGAAATCAACGATTCAACTTATGAGAGTAACATGAGATTTGCCATCGAGAAGTTTCAGGCAGAGGATATTGTTGCTCTTATTGAACCAATAAACAGTATAACAATGCCCAACTACTACATGAAtagttttgaaaaag GTCTGGAAAtagtaaagaaaataaacagtCCGCATTTAAGATTGATGTTGGATTTGTTCCATCTGCAACATGCACGTGGAAACATAACTCGTACTATCAAGGAATATCTTCCATACCTTG GTCATGTGCAAGTAGCACAAGTGCCAGACAGACACGAGCCGGATACGGCTGGTGAATTAAATTACAGATATGTATTTTCTCTCTTGGAAAAAGAAGGATACAAAGACTATATCGGTTTGGAATACAGACCAAAAGCTGGATCTGCGGAAGGATTGAAatggattaaaaatttcggttATACTTTATAA
- the Gip gene encoding putative hydroxypyruvate isomerase isoform X2: MSRGPTVTMKFASNLSFMFGESPKITERYQLAKQAGFKAVETGFPLGFTAQEVADARSKAGVKQVLINIFTGDVTKGEMGFAAIPGKEDEFKKSVALTIEYAKALDCKKIHVMSGKVESPNEINDSTYESNMRFAIEKFQAEDIVALIEPINSITMPNYYMNSFEKGLEIVKKINSPHLRLMLDLFHLQHARGNITRTIKEYLPYLGHVQVAQVPDRHEPDTAGELNYRYVFSLLEKEGYKDYIGLEYRPKAGSAEGLKWIKNFGYTL; encoded by the exons ATG AGTAGAGGACCAACAGTAACAATGAAGTTTGCCAGCAACCTATCCTTCATGTTTGGGGAAAGCCCGAAGATCACAGAAAGATACCAGCTGGCTAAGCAGGCAGGATTCAAGGCTGTGGAAACTGGATTTCCACTTGGATTTACTGCCCAGGAAGTCGCAGATGCTCGAAGTAAAGCAGGTGTCAAGCAGGTTCTAATCAACATATTTACTG GTGATGTAACAAAAGGAGAAATGGGCTTTGCTGCTATACCGGGGAAAGAAgatgagtttaaaaaaagtgtCGCTCTTACTATTGAGTATGCTAAGGCTCTAGACTGTAAAAA gATCCATGTGATGTCTGGTAAAGTGGAATCGCCTAATGAAATCAACGATTCAACTTATGAGAGTAACATGAGATTTGCCATCGAGAAGTTTCAGGCAGAGGATATTGTTGCTCTTATTGAACCAATAAACAGTATAACAATGCCCAACTACTACATGAAtagttttgaaaaag GTCTGGAAAtagtaaagaaaataaacagtCCGCATTTAAGATTGATGTTGGATTTGTTCCATCTGCAACATGCACGTGGAAACATAACTCGTACTATCAAGGAATATCTTCCATACCTTG GTCATGTGCAAGTAGCACAAGTGCCAGACAGACACGAGCCGGATACGGCTGGTGAATTAAATTACAGATATGTATTTTCTCTCTTGGAAAAAGAAGGATACAAAGACTATATCGGTTTGGAATACAGACCAAAAGCTGGATCTGCGGAAGGATTGAAatggattaaaaatttcggttATACTTTATAA
- the Gip gene encoding putative hydroxypyruvate isomerase isoform X3 — protein MKFASNLSFMFGESPKITERYQLAKQAGFKAVETGFPLGFTAQEVADARSKAGVKQVLINIFTGDVTKGEMGFAAIPGKEDEFKKSVALTIEYAKALDCKKIHVMSGKVESPNEINDSTYESNMRFAIEKFQAEDIVALIEPINSITMPNYYMNSFEKGLEIVKKINSPHLRLMLDLFHLQHARGNITRTIKEYLPYLGHVQVAQVPDRHEPDTAGELNYRYVFSLLEKEGYKDYIGLEYRPKAGSAEGLKWIKNFGYTL, from the exons ATGAAGTTTGCCAGCAACCTATCCTTCATGTTTGGGGAAAGCCCGAAGATCACAGAAAGATACCAGCTGGCTAAGCAGGCAGGATTCAAGGCTGTGGAAACTGGATTTCCACTTGGATTTACTGCCCAGGAAGTCGCAGATGCTCGAAGTAAAGCAGGTGTCAAGCAGGTTCTAATCAACATATTTACTG GTGATGTAACAAAAGGAGAAATGGGCTTTGCTGCTATACCGGGGAAAGAAgatgagtttaaaaaaagtgtCGCTCTTACTATTGAGTATGCTAAGGCTCTAGACTGTAAAAA gATCCATGTGATGTCTGGTAAAGTGGAATCGCCTAATGAAATCAACGATTCAACTTATGAGAGTAACATGAGATTTGCCATCGAGAAGTTTCAGGCAGAGGATATTGTTGCTCTTATTGAACCAATAAACAGTATAACAATGCCCAACTACTACATGAAtagttttgaaaaag GTCTGGAAAtagtaaagaaaataaacagtCCGCATTTAAGATTGATGTTGGATTTGTTCCATCTGCAACATGCACGTGGAAACATAACTCGTACTATCAAGGAATATCTTCCATACCTTG GTCATGTGCAAGTAGCACAAGTGCCAGACAGACACGAGCCGGATACGGCTGGTGAATTAAATTACAGATATGTATTTTCTCTCTTGGAAAAAGAAGGATACAAAGACTATATCGGTTTGGAATACAGACCAAAAGCTGGATCTGCGGAAGGATTGAAatggattaaaaatttcggttATACTTTATAA